The Paraburkholderia sprentiae WSM5005 genomic interval ATGACGACAGCAGGGCAGGTAGCCACATCGCGGCAGCTGGCCTTAGCTTTGTTCGACGATGCAACCGGGCAGGACCTTCCGGTCGACACGGCGCGGTCCGACATTGGCTTCGCACGAAAGAACGTTCTCATCCGCATTATCGATTTGGGTGTTGCAGCGCGACGTCTGATCGATGCGGCGTATTTCGTCGTCGCTCAGGACGAACAGGTTCGTGATCTCTATGACGTTGAACTGGACTACTTCAAATGGCTCATGCGTTACTCGAGTCGCAACAACGCGCACCTCGAGCAGGTGATCACCGAAGCTCAACGGGCCTTGATCCAGGCGACCACCGCGCCGGACGCCGACGGGGAAAAGCCGTTTGGCTCAGTGCAACTGATTGGACGCATCTCCTACTCAGGCGGCCGTTTCCAGTTTCGAGTACCCCCCGATCTGATTGGCATCATACGCGGCCCAGGAAAGTCGCATTGGCTGAGCCTGCGCATCACTTCTCTCTTCACGCTCAGCTACGCGCGTGTCATGTACGACCACCTTCTTCCCTACGCGGATGACGGAGAAACAGATTGGCTTACTCTCGATGAATTGCGTTTGTGGCAAGGTGCAATGGGTGCCAAGGCAAACGAGTTCAAATATTTCAAACGAGACTGGTTAGTACCTGCCATTGAACAGATCAACGAGGTTTCTGACCTGAGACTCTCGTATGAGACGCGCAATGAGCAGGGGTCTCGGAAAATCGGCCGCCTGAAGTTTCGCATTGAGCGCAAAGAGATGGCCGAGCGCATCCTTCATACCCACGAGCAGGCGCAAGCGATTTATCAAACGTTGAAGCAGGAGTTCGGGTTGTCCAGCGCCCAACTAAACCAGATTGCCGCGTCGCGCGACACATACAATGATGAACGATTGGAACAGGCGATCGAGCGGACGCGTTTCAGCCTGAAATTGGGCAAGGTGTCGAAGAGCCCAGCCGGATTTTTTATGAAGGCATTGAAGGAACAGTGGATCGTCTCCGACGCCGAGCGCCAGATGGTCGAGATTCAGAAAGACCTCGCCCTGACAGAGCAACGGGAATCGGAAGCGAAAGAGCAGATCCAGAGTAGGATGGCCCTGCAGATAGCCGCCCAGAACGTGCACGCTCAGGACCGCATGGTCGACGAAATCCGGCGCGGCTGGGGAGCATACGAAGCCGCTACATCCAAGCAGCGGGAGGACTGGCGACGGACCTACAAAGGGACACCGGCTGGCAAGCTCACGCTACGCCGGCTGGGCATTGATCCTATGATCGACTTGGCCGAGGCAACGATCCAGAAGTACCCCGACTTGAAAGACGGATTCGCGGGCTATGTATTCAATAGGTCGAGGCCGGGCAAGTCTCGTTAGGTCGAGTTCGATGCTGGCTTGCCGGAGGTTGCGCAGCGAACATCGTGAATTCCAGCAGGCGTCTTTCCTGTGCAGAAACTTGCCGAAAGTTGGGGCACATGGCTTTTTCTAGGAGCATCGCATTGCGGCCGTCAAGTAACCATAGATCGGAAAGCGCCACTCAAAGGTGACGCGTTCCGATCTGGTTACGAAAACGCTGAGACTTAACAGGCGCGCGGTTCTCAACCGGCGGCTCTCAAATCAGATCAGTTGCAAGACTCCCTCCAAAACAGCGTTGATTGCTTTCTCCAGACGAGGAAGATCCGCGGACATGCGGCTCAACTGTGCGGAGTATAGCCTGATATAACCTTCCTCCTTATGGCGTGCGAGCCTCACGACTTGTTCGCGGATCGGCGCCACGAACCCGGTAGCCAGGGCCGCTAGGATCTCGTGCACCTTGAGGTCGGAACGGGCGCCAAAACTCACTGCGCGAGCGATCAAAAGCATGCGTCCAATCCGGTTTTCAATCTTCGCGAGAGCCTCCACGGTTTCAAACGAAATGCGCTGCACGTCACCAAACGTATAGATGACTTCGTCCGGTACCTTTGCTGCGCGCAGCAACCGGCTGACGTGTGGTTTCGAAATGCCCAAGGCTGAGGCCATTTCAGATTGCGATTCCCACATTTGCCGATTCAGAAACGAGCCGCAAAGCCGCCCCAGCATGATCATCGATGCCTTCCGCTGACGCAGGCTGCTGTATTGAGCGAGAGCCTCTTGCTGACGTAGCGTAAGTGAATCTGTTTTCATAAATGGCTGTTTGCAAAATGAGTTCATGCTAACCCGGTTGCTCAGATGTCAAGGAAGCTCAAGAATTGCCAGAGTCGCGTGCGTCTCGAAGAACTTGGCATGTCGTGTGATGTCGCCGAAACTTCCGTCAGCCGGCTGACGCAAAAAGCTCAACATTTTGTTTTTAAATCAACGACGTGATTAAGCGCTTCCATGTAAACCATGTAACAGTCTGGATCCTATTCGCATACACTCGCAGTCGTTGCCCCGAAAGCTGCCCCAAAATCGTCATCATTTCGGGTTAAGCCCGTTAGCCGGCTGACGCGATGCATCGCCGAAGTTCTCAGCCCCGAAAGCGCCCAAAAATCGCATCTCTTTTGCATGATCCGGTTCCCGCGCGGGCTGATTCAATGGAGTCGGCCCAAATGGATCGACCGTCATGCCTCTTTTCCGCAGCAAGAAACAGATCGCGCTGTCCACCGCCCCCGGCGGTTACTCCGAAGACGACCCCGAGAAGATCATCTTCGACAACGGCGCACGTCTGCGTGTCGAAGCAAATCACTGGAAGACGTTCTGCTTCATCCTGGCGTTCATCGCGGGCGGGGCCATCTACACGCGCAATCCTGCGCCGTCGGAGGTCAAGTCCTATGGTGTGTCGGCCGATGTGAACGGCCATGCTGTCGTTACGCAACTGACGGCGTACAAGCCGGACGATCAGGCTATCCGCACCTCACTTCGTGAAACTGTGGAGCGCTGGTTCACGATCGAGCCGGTGCTTACCGATGACATCCAGACTTCTCGCATGGCCCGCAACATCAATGGCGTAAAGGCCATGATGGTCGGCAATGCCCGCAACCAGTTCGGCGACTGGATCAAGAGCGATGCGCCGTTCCAGTCGATCACGCTCAACCCGAAGCTCGTGCGGGAAGTACGCGTGACTAACGTTGCGATGCTCGAAGACTCCACCGCGGTGGTGGAATTCACGACAAGCACGACGCAATCACCGACCGATAAGCCGGTGGTGCAGAAGTACGCGCTGACGTTCCGCTACCAGATCAATCCGCCCACATCAGAAGACGCGCTCGGTGCGAATCCGTTCGGCCTCTTCTATCCGTTGTTCTCCATCCAGAAGACCCAATGATGATCCACTCACGCACGCTTGCCTCGTGGGTCGCGGCTTTTGCCTGCGTCACGGTGGTCTGCACGCCCGTGCTTGCTGCCAGGAAGAGCAGCGCGGTGTCGTCCACATCCTTCGATATCGCCAATGCGATGAGCGATCCGATGAGCCCGGTGAATCCCTATAACGCCGGTACCGATCCGATCACCATGCCCGGTGACGCGCGCATGGCGGTGTTCCCGTATAGCCGCGACCAGATCTACCGCATCATGACGGCGCCGCTCAAGACGACAACGATCGAGCTGGCGCGCGGTGAGGTGCTGGCGACCGAGCCCGCGCTTGGCGATTCCGTCCAGTGGATCGTGGATACCGACGGATCGAATCACGTCTTTATCAAGCCCGTCAAGCCGGGCCTCGTCAACACGCTGCACCTGACGACGAACCAGCGTGAATACGACATGACGCTGGTCTCATCGCCGATGGGCGGGCTTTTCTACCAGACCGTGCGGTTCAACTATCCCGGTTCGCTGATGGCCAAGGTTCGCGCGCGCGAGGATGGGAACGCAGGCGCGGCTGACGCGGGGCAGGGAGGGCCGAATGCGAACGATTCGGGCCCGCTCGGGGTATCGCCCGACAAGCTGAATTTCGACTACACCGTGTCGGGTTCGGCGCCGTTCCGGCCGGAGACCGTATTCGATGACGGCAAATCAGTCTGGCTGCGCCTGCCGTTGGACGCGCCTTTCGCGGTGCCGATCGTCAAGGATCACGGCGATATCGTCAGCCCCAACTTCATCCGTCGTGGGCCGTACATCGTCGTGCAGGAAATGGCCAATGAGATTGTCCTGCGCGCTGCCAACGACCAGGTCACGATCAAACGTGGCCGGCCCGGCATCTTCGGTTTCTGAGAGCGCTCGACATGACAGGGCAAAACGGACAGCCGACGGGCGCGCAGGCGCAGATTGTGAAAGGGAAGTCGCCCCGCAACGCGCTGATCAGCGCGGGTGTCGTTGCGGCCGTCGTGATTGCGGCGCTGGGCTTCTACTACCAGATCAAGGAAAGCGCGCAGGCTGACGACGAGGCCAAACTGGCGAAGAAGGCCAAACAGGCGGAAGTGGTCGACAGGTCGAACAGCACCCAGGACGTCGACAAGATCATTCAGGACCAGCAATCGGCCGCACGCAGGATTGCTGCGTCCGAGGCACGAGCTGCCGCGTTGCCTCGCGCTGCATCGGCGTCGGGGGCATCACCCATCCTCGCGCCCGGTCTGACCGCGGATAACTTCGCCGCCGACGAGCACACGCGCGAAATCAAGGCCCAGTCGGATAACGATGCGATCTACGCGTCGGCGATCTTCCGTCCCGGCGTCAAGGTGAAGGATTCTGGACCTGTGCAGGCGATGCTTCCGGCGGGCATCCTCACGCC includes:
- a CDS encoding TrbG/VirB9 family P-type conjugative transfer protein → MMIHSRTLASWVAAFACVTVVCTPVLAARKSSAVSSTSFDIANAMSDPMSPVNPYNAGTDPITMPGDARMAVFPYSRDQIYRIMTAPLKTTTIELARGEVLATEPALGDSVQWIVDTDGSNHVFIKPVKPGLVNTLHLTTNQREYDMTLVSSPMGGLFYQTVRFNYPGSLMAKVRAREDGNAGAADAGQGGPNANDSGPLGVSPDKLNFDYTVSGSAPFRPETVFDDGKSVWLRLPLDAPFAVPIVKDHGDIVSPNFIRRGPYIVVQEMANEIVLRAANDQVTIKRGRPGIFGF
- a CDS encoding type IV secretion system protein; this translates as MPLFRSKKQIALSTAPGGYSEDDPEKIIFDNGARLRVEANHWKTFCFILAFIAGGAIYTRNPAPSEVKSYGVSADVNGHAVVTQLTAYKPDDQAIRTSLRETVERWFTIEPVLTDDIQTSRMARNINGVKAMMVGNARNQFGDWIKSDAPFQSITLNPKLVREVRVTNVAMLEDSTAVVEFTTSTTQSPTDKPVVQKYALTFRYQINPPTSEDALGANPFGLFYPLFSIQKTQ
- a CDS encoding replication initiation protein, which produces MTTAGQVATSRQLALALFDDATGQDLPVDTARSDIGFARKNVLIRIIDLGVAARRLIDAAYFVVAQDEQVRDLYDVELDYFKWLMRYSSRNNAHLEQVITEAQRALIQATTAPDADGEKPFGSVQLIGRISYSGGRFQFRVPPDLIGIIRGPGKSHWLSLRITSLFTLSYARVMYDHLLPYADDGETDWLTLDELRLWQGAMGAKANEFKYFKRDWLVPAIEQINEVSDLRLSYETRNEQGSRKIGRLKFRIERKEMAERILHTHEQAQAIYQTLKQEFGLSSAQLNQIAASRDTYNDERLEQAIERTRFSLKLGKVSKSPAGFFMKALKEQWIVSDAERQMVEIQKDLALTEQRESEAKEQIQSRMALQIAAQNVHAQDRMVDEIRRGWGAYEAATSKQREDWRRTYKGTPAGKLTLRRLGIDPMIDLAEATIQKYPDLKDGFAGYVFNRSRPGKSR